The Haloplanus sp. CK5-1 genome contains a region encoding:
- the rqcH gene encoding ribosome rescue protein RqcH gives MDAKRELTSVDLAALVTELGRYEGAKVDKVYLYDDDLLRFRMRDFDRGRIELLIEVGDVKRAHVADPDRVADAPERPPNFAMMLRNRLSGADFAGVSQYEFDRILEFEFERDDEDTTIVAELFGQGNVAVLDESGEVVRSLETVRLKSRTVAPGSQYGFPDSRVHPLSIGYDAFVRRMDESDTDVVRTLATQLNFGGLYGEEVCTRAGVEKTLDIADAGEDEYEALYDAIGRIADRLEAGDFDPRVYVADDRVVDVTPFPLEERADLSADGFDSFNAALDDYFHRLQRDPEEETTGTDRPDFEAEIAKQQRIIEQQESAIEGFEEQAQAERDRAEALYANYDLVDEVISTVRAAREESVPWDDIEGTLAEGADRGIPAAEAVVDVDAAEGTVTIDLDGTRVTVDPSTGVEKNADRLYTEAKRIEGKKEGALEAIENTREELAAVERRRDEWEADDEADDDDDDADDAFEDVDWLSRSSVPIKQPEQWYEEFRWFHTSDGFLVIGGRNADENEAIVKKYMESNDRFFHAQAHGGPVTLLKATGPSESAREVEFPDSSLREAAQFAVSYSSVWKDGRFAGDAYMVDPDQVSKTPESGEYIEKGGFVIRGDRTYFRDVSASVAVGIQCEPETRVIGGPASAVEPRAAASLRLEPGKFAQNDAAKRCYRRFKERFADDSFVRKVASPDRIQEFLPAGRSDIVDD, from the coding sequence ATGGACGCGAAGCGGGAACTGACCAGCGTCGACCTCGCGGCCCTCGTCACCGAACTCGGCCGGTACGAGGGGGCGAAAGTCGACAAGGTCTACCTCTACGACGACGACCTCCTGCGGTTCCGGATGCGCGATTTCGACCGCGGCCGCATCGAACTGCTGATCGAGGTGGGTGACGTGAAGCGGGCCCACGTCGCCGACCCGGACCGCGTGGCCGACGCGCCCGAACGCCCGCCCAACTTCGCGATGATGCTCCGGAACCGGCTCTCCGGGGCCGACTTCGCCGGCGTCTCCCAGTACGAGTTCGACCGCATCCTTGAGTTCGAGTTCGAGCGCGACGACGAGGACACCACCATCGTGGCCGAACTGTTCGGCCAGGGCAACGTCGCCGTCCTCGACGAGAGCGGCGAGGTGGTCCGGAGTCTGGAGACGGTTCGCCTGAAATCGAGGACCGTCGCCCCCGGGTCGCAGTACGGCTTCCCCGACTCCCGGGTTCACCCCCTGAGCATCGGCTACGACGCCTTCGTCCGCCGGATGGACGAGTCGGACACCGACGTGGTGCGGACCCTCGCGACCCAACTCAACTTCGGCGGCCTCTACGGCGAGGAGGTGTGCACTCGCGCGGGCGTCGAGAAGACGCTCGACATCGCCGACGCCGGCGAGGACGAGTACGAGGCGCTCTACGACGCTATCGGTCGGATCGCCGACCGTCTGGAGGCGGGCGACTTCGACCCGCGGGTGTACGTAGCGGACGACCGCGTCGTCGACGTGACGCCGTTCCCCTTGGAGGAGCGCGCCGACCTGTCCGCGGACGGATTCGACTCGTTCAACGCCGCCCTCGACGACTACTTCCACCGACTGCAGCGCGACCCGGAGGAGGAGACGACGGGGACCGACCGGCCGGACTTCGAGGCCGAAATAGCCAAACAGCAGCGCATCATCGAACAGCAGGAGAGCGCCATCGAGGGGTTCGAGGAGCAGGCCCAGGCCGAACGCGACCGCGCCGAGGCGCTGTACGCCAACTACGACCTGGTCGACGAGGTCATCTCGACCGTCCGGGCCGCTCGCGAGGAGAGCGTCCCCTGGGACGACATCGAGGGGACGCTTGCGGAGGGGGCCGACCGGGGCATCCCGGCCGCCGAGGCCGTCGTCGACGTCGACGCCGCGGAGGGGACCGTGACGATAGACCTCGACGGGACCCGCGTCACGGTCGACCCCTCGACGGGCGTCGAGAAGAACGCGGATCGCCTCTACACCGAGGCGAAACGCATCGAGGGCAAGAAGGAGGGCGCACTCGAAGCCATCGAGAACACCCGCGAGGAACTGGCGGCGGTCGAGCGCCGCCGCGACGAGTGGGAGGCCGACGACGAGGCCGACGACGACGACGACGACGCGGACGACGCGTTCGAGGACGTCGACTGGCTCTCGCGGTCGTCGGTCCCGATCAAACAGCCCGAGCAGTGGTACGAGGAGTTCCGCTGGTTCCACACGAGCGACGGCTTTCTCGTCATCGGCGGCCGGAACGCCGACGAGAACGAGGCCATAGTCAAGAAGTACATGGAGAGCAACGACCGCTTCTTCCACGCGCAGGCCCACGGCGGCCCAGTGACGCTGCTGAAGGCGACTGGGCCGAGCGAGTCCGCCCGCGAGGTCGAGTTCCCCGACTCGAGCCTCCGCGAAGCGGCGCAGTTCGCCGTCTCCTACTCGTCGGTCTGGAAGGACGGCCGCTTCGCCGGCGACGCGTACATGGTCGACCCCGATCAGGTGTCGAAGACGCCCGAGAGCGGCGAGTACATCGAGAAAGGGGGGTTCGTCATCCGCGGTGACCGGACCTACTTCCGGGACGTGAGCGCGAGCGTCGCCGTCGGTATCCAGTGCGAACCGGAGACGCGGGTGATCGGCGGCCCGGCGAGCGCCGTCGAACCCCGCGCGGCCGCCTCCCTCCGCCTCGAACCCGGCAAGTTCGCACAGAACGACGCCGCGAAGCGGTGTTACCGCCGGTTCAAGGAGCGGTTCGCGGACGACTCGTTCGTCCGCAAGGTGGCGAGTCCGGACCGGATTCAGGAGTTCCTGCCGGCCGGCCGAAGCGACATCGTCGACGACTGA